A genomic region of Caulobacter sp. NIBR2454 contains the following coding sequences:
- a CDS encoding DUF885 domain-containing protein has translation MMDRRAFLASAAATAFAGPALAQASSSGEAAKMNALFDRIMRERFQNSPGFATRLGLDKGAMAGLKGRLSEISLKARAEEATRTTQQLRDLRAIDRKTLTGMDAVNYDTIEFTLAVDADGYNKFNYGAGSAGEPYVLSQLTGSYQQTPDFLDTQHSIETAADADAYLSRLKAFAGNLDGELEIARHDLGLGVLPPDFAIDRALASLGQIAGEGADKSVLVQSVVRRTAAKGIAGDWAAQATKIYEGEVVPALNRQIEFLKANRGKATHEAGCWRLPNGAEYYAVSLKGATTSGITPEDVHQTGLDLVKSISAEIDVLLKGQGMTQGSVGERLKALGDDPKQHYPNTDEGKDQLLAMLNGKVEEIRGKLSPYFGQLPKAPVEIRRVPKAIEAGAPRGYYNSPTLDGSRPGIYWINLRNTAESPTFTLTSLTYHESIPGHHLQLALSNESDAIPLIRKATGFSGYSEGWALYSEQLAVEMGMYENDPLGHVGQLQGALFRAVRMVVDSGMHHKRWSREQAVKYFVETLGWTQARGVTEIERYAVWPGQASSYMVGKIMWLRTREKAKAALGSKFDLKAFHNAGLLSGSTPLTVLETAIDNYIAAAKTA, from the coding sequence TTGATGGATCGTCGCGCCTTTCTGGCCAGCGCAGCTGCAACCGCCTTCGCCGGCCCGGCCCTGGCCCAGGCCTCGTCGTCGGGCGAGGCGGCCAAGATGAACGCGCTCTTCGATCGCATCATGCGCGAGCGCTTCCAGAATTCCCCCGGCTTCGCCACGCGCCTAGGCCTCGACAAGGGCGCCATGGCTGGCCTCAAGGGCCGCCTCAGCGAGATCTCGCTGAAGGCCCGCGCTGAAGAAGCGACCCGGACGACCCAACAGCTCCGCGACCTGCGCGCGATCGACCGCAAGACGCTCACGGGCATGGACGCGGTGAACTACGACACCATCGAGTTCACCCTGGCCGTCGACGCCGACGGCTACAACAAGTTCAACTACGGTGCGGGTTCGGCGGGCGAGCCCTATGTGCTCAGCCAGCTGACCGGCTCCTACCAGCAGACGCCGGACTTCCTCGACACCCAGCACTCCATCGAGACCGCGGCCGACGCGGACGCCTATCTGTCGCGCCTGAAGGCCTTCGCCGGCAATCTCGACGGCGAGCTGGAGATCGCGCGCCACGACCTGGGCCTTGGCGTCCTGCCGCCGGACTTCGCCATCGACCGCGCCTTGGCCTCGCTCGGCCAGATCGCCGGGGAGGGGGCCGACAAGTCGGTGCTCGTCCAGTCGGTTGTGCGTCGCACCGCCGCCAAGGGTATCGCTGGCGATTGGGCCGCTCAGGCGACGAAAATTTATGAGGGTGAGGTTGTTCCCGCCCTGAACCGCCAGATCGAGTTCCTGAAGGCCAACCGCGGCAAGGCGACTCACGAGGCCGGCTGCTGGCGCCTGCCCAACGGCGCGGAATACTACGCTGTCTCGCTGAAGGGGGCGACGACGTCAGGCATCACGCCGGAAGACGTCCACCAGACGGGCCTTGATCTGGTCAAGAGCATCTCGGCCGAGATCGATGTGCTTCTGAAGGGCCAGGGCATGACCCAGGGCTCCGTCGGCGAGCGCCTCAAGGCGCTGGGCGATGATCCCAAGCAGCACTACCCCAACACCGACGAGGGCAAGGACCAACTGCTGGCCATGCTGAACGGCAAGGTCGAAGAGATCCGGGGCAAGCTGTCGCCGTATTTTGGCCAATTGCCCAAGGCGCCGGTGGAGATCCGCCGCGTGCCCAAAGCGATCGAGGCTGGTGCGCCGCGCGGCTATTACAACTCGCCGACCCTCGATGGTTCGCGGCCGGGCATTTACTGGATCAACCTGCGCAACACCGCCGAGTCGCCGACCTTCACCCTGACGTCGCTCACCTATCACGAGAGCATTCCGGGCCATCACCTGCAGCTCGCCCTCAGCAATGAGAGCGACGCCATCCCGCTGATCCGCAAGGCCACCGGCTTCTCGGGCTATTCAGAGGGCTGGGCGCTCTATTCGGAGCAACTGGCTGTGGAAATGGGCATGTACGAAAACGACCCGCTGGGTCACGTCGGCCAGCTCCAGGGCGCGCTGTTCCGCGCCGTGCGCATGGTCGTCGACAGCGGCATGCACCACAAGCGCTGGAGCCGCGAGCAGGCGGTGAAGTACTTCGTCGAAACCCTGGGCTGGACCCAGGCGCGGGGCGTCACCGAGATCGAACGCTACGCCGTGTGGCCGGGCCAGGCGTCCAGCTACATGGTGGGCAAGATCATGTGGCTACGCACCCGCGAAAAGGCGAAGGCCGCCCTGGGGTCGAAGTTCGACCTGAAGGCTTTCCACAACGCCGGCCTCCTGTCGGGCAGCACGCCGCTGACCGTGCTTGAGACCGCCATCGACAACTACATCGCCGCGGCCAAGACCGCGTAA
- a CDS encoding DUF885 domain-containing protein has protein sequence MDRRTFLATAAASAFAAPALAQTTGGAEDQRLHAMLDKFFYDGVEKSPTRATSLGLDKGARAHLKSELGDASLADRARRLEDAKQRLVDLKTIDRAKLSPAASIDYDVIAYQNEVSVTALSRVKFGEGGNGGYSPYTLDQRSGAYQSVPDFLDNQHGIANAADADAYVARVRAFATVLDQETDRMNAEAAMGVIAPNFILATTLDQIRALRGQATADTVLVKSISRRAKAAGLTADYASQVTGVVDADVWPALDRQIAALEALKAKSTDKAGAWTLPADEGYYAGAVQAATTTKMTPEEVHQMGLSQAAEITARMDVLLKGQGLTQGSVADRMTELAKRPGMQYPNTDAGKEEMIKELNAQIAALGPKLPAVFGRLPKTAVEVRRVPVNIQDGASNGYYQRPSLDGSRPGAFYINLKDSADWPKFSLATLTYHEASPGHHLQIGLQMENADVPLIRRTGGFSAFSEGWALYAEQLAYEMDVYKNDPTGELGYLQSFLFRAVRLVVDTGIHHKRWTRDQATAYMVGATGYTHGRVQREIDRYCVWPGQALSYKVGHTQWARLRDGAKAKLGSKFDIRQFHDAALLSGPMPLLVLEKQIDAYVARASKA, from the coding sequence ATGGACCGCAGAACCTTCCTCGCCACCGCGGCCGCCTCGGCCTTCGCCGCGCCGGCCTTGGCTCAAACCACCGGAGGCGCGGAGGATCAGCGGCTCCATGCGATGCTCGACAAGTTCTTCTATGACGGCGTCGAGAAGAGCCCGACCCGCGCCACCTCCCTTGGTCTCGACAAGGGTGCTCGCGCGCATCTGAAAAGCGAGCTGGGCGACGCCTCCCTCGCTGACCGCGCCCGCCGGCTGGAGGACGCCAAGCAGCGCTTGGTCGATCTGAAAACCATCGACCGCGCCAAGCTCAGCCCCGCCGCCAGCATCGACTACGACGTCATCGCCTATCAGAACGAAGTCTCGGTCACCGCTCTGAGCCGTGTGAAGTTCGGTGAGGGTGGCAATGGCGGCTACTCGCCCTACACCCTGGATCAGCGCTCGGGCGCTTATCAGTCGGTGCCGGACTTCCTGGACAACCAGCACGGCATCGCAAATGCGGCTGACGCAGACGCCTATGTCGCCCGTGTGAGGGCCTTCGCCACGGTCCTCGACCAGGAGACCGACCGGATGAACGCCGAGGCGGCGATGGGCGTCATCGCGCCCAACTTCATCCTAGCCACCACCCTGGACCAGATCCGCGCGCTGCGCGGGCAGGCGACCGCCGACACGGTGCTGGTCAAGTCGATCTCGCGTCGCGCCAAGGCCGCCGGCCTGACCGCCGACTACGCATCCCAGGTCACGGGCGTGGTGGACGCCGACGTGTGGCCCGCCCTTGATCGTCAGATCGCCGCGCTGGAGGCCCTGAAGGCTAAATCCACGGACAAGGCCGGCGCCTGGACCCTGCCAGCCGATGAAGGCTACTACGCCGGCGCCGTACAGGCGGCGACCACCACCAAGATGACGCCTGAAGAGGTGCATCAGATGGGTCTGTCCCAGGCGGCCGAGATCACCGCCCGTATGGACGTGCTGCTCAAGGGCCAGGGCCTGACTCAGGGTTCGGTCGCCGATCGGATGACCGAATTGGCCAAGCGTCCGGGCATGCAGTACCCGAACACCGACGCCGGCAAGGAAGAGATGATCAAGGAGCTGAACGCCCAGATCGCGGCGCTCGGCCCCAAGCTTCCCGCCGTGTTCGGCCGCTTGCCCAAGACCGCCGTGGAGGTTCGCCGCGTGCCGGTGAACATCCAGGACGGCGCCTCGAATGGCTATTACCAGCGCCCGTCGCTGGATGGGTCGCGACCCGGCGCCTTCTACATCAACCTCAAGGACAGCGCCGACTGGCCGAAGTTCAGCCTGGCGACCCTGACCTATCACGAGGCAAGCCCGGGCCATCACCTGCAGATCGGCCTGCAGATGGAGAACGCGGACGTGCCGCTGATCCGCCGCACCGGCGGGTTCTCAGCCTTCTCCGAAGGCTGGGCGCTGTATGCCGAGCAGTTGGCCTACGAGATGGACGTCTACAAGAACGATCCGACCGGCGAGCTTGGCTATCTGCAGTCGTTCCTGTTCCGCGCGGTTCGCCTGGTGGTCGACACCGGCATTCACCACAAGCGTTGGACGCGCGATCAGGCCACCGCCTACATGGTCGGCGCCACCGGCTACACCCATGGCCGCGTCCAGCGCGAGATCGACCGCTACTGCGTGTGGCCGGGCCAGGCGCTCAGCTACAAGGTCGGCCATACCCAGTGGGCGCGCCTGCGCGACGGGGCTAAGGCCAAGCTGGGTTCGAAGTTCGACATCCGCCAGTTCCACGACGCGGCCCTGCTTTCGGGCCCGATGCCGCTGCTGGTTCTGGAAAAGCAGATCGACGCCTACGTGGCGCGCGCAAGCAAAGCCTAG
- a CDS encoding EAL domain-containing protein: MTLDPYRLLGLAFASSDLLLELDDYGRITFVAGAEHGVLGSDLVPLTGVMLLDLFAPSERERLHGFLLGLADGGRHGPIVLAPASDPERPVSLSARRLAENANRICCALTQAPPLPRFETGPVSVAPFAIPPSAQPAPAPQPAPVTPAPSVLADLPPDLVPPPVVEAPPPPPVEPVDPAVRTTISENTRAMHRALARAEALAAAVSQRRFEFAFQPVVRLADDTVHHHEVLARFENGADPLQMIRTAQAFDLMEELDHAVVEQAVRRLASDTPTLRLAVKVTGRTLCDEAYPQHVERLLKRHESARGRLIFEMVESKTIGDMVLANRHAQALRGMGSLVCLGDFGAGADSMAHLQRLQLDLAKIDGRYVRELTGGREEAALVRHLVQAFSELGLRTVAAMVENVGVEEAARHAGVDFAQGYLYGQPSARPTTPETRKAAPVAPPLLRLA; the protein is encoded by the coding sequence TTGACCCTGGACCCTTATCGGCTGCTCGGCCTGGCCTTCGCCAGCTCCGACCTCCTTCTGGAGCTGGACGACTACGGACGCATCACGTTCGTGGCGGGCGCTGAGCATGGCGTGCTGGGATCGGACCTGGTCCCGCTCACCGGGGTGATGCTGCTGGACCTGTTCGCGCCGAGCGAGCGCGAGCGTCTGCATGGCTTTCTGCTCGGGCTAGCCGACGGAGGCCGGCATGGGCCGATCGTCTTGGCGCCCGCCAGCGATCCGGAGCGGCCCGTGAGCCTCTCCGCGCGCCGCCTGGCCGAGAACGCCAACCGCATCTGCTGCGCCCTGACCCAGGCCCCGCCCCTTCCGCGATTCGAGACCGGGCCGGTCAGCGTCGCTCCCTTCGCGATCCCGCCGTCAGCGCAGCCGGCTCCCGCTCCCCAACCCGCGCCCGTCACGCCAGCGCCCTCGGTGCTAGCCGACCTGCCGCCCGACCTGGTCCCTCCGCCCGTGGTCGAGGCTCCGCCTCCGCCGCCTGTCGAACCTGTCGATCCCGCCGTCCGGACGACCATCTCCGAGAACACGCGGGCCATGCACCGCGCCCTGGCCCGCGCTGAGGCCCTGGCGGCGGCGGTGAGCCAGCGCCGGTTCGAGTTCGCGTTCCAGCCCGTCGTGCGTCTGGCCGACGACACCGTGCATCACCACGAGGTGCTGGCCCGGTTCGAGAACGGCGCGGACCCGCTACAGATGATCCGTACCGCCCAGGCCTTCGATCTGATGGAGGAGTTGGACCACGCCGTGGTCGAACAGGCGGTGCGCCGCCTCGCCTCCGACACACCGACTCTGCGCCTGGCCGTGAAGGTCACGGGCCGCACTCTGTGCGACGAAGCTTATCCGCAGCACGTGGAGCGCCTGTTGAAGCGTCATGAGTCGGCGCGCGGGCGGCTGATCTTCGAGATGGTAGAGAGCAAGACCATCGGCGACATGGTCCTGGCCAACCGTCACGCCCAGGCCCTGCGCGGCATGGGCTCGCTGGTCTGCCTGGGCGACTTCGGAGCGGGCGCCGACTCCATGGCGCACCTGCAACGGCTGCAACTGGACCTAGCCAAGATCGACGGCCGCTATGTGCGCGAGCTGACGGGCGGACGCGAGGAAGCGGCCCTGGTTCGTCATCTGGTCCAGGCTTTCAGTGAACTGGGCCTGCGTACCGTCGCCGCCATGGTCGAGAATGTCGGCGTCGAGGAAGCCGCGCGTCACGCCGGCGTCGATTTCGCCCAGGGCTATCTATACGGGCAACCGTCGGCGCGACCCACGACCCCGGAAACGCGAAAGGCGGCGCCGGTGGCGCCGCCTCTGCTCAGACTGGCCTGA
- the recA gene encoding recombinase RecA, with protein sequence MNQAALRLVAREEGDKQKALEAALAQIDRAFGKGSVMKLGDKGKVEMESVSTGSLGLDIALGIGGLPKGRIIEIYGPESSGKTTLALHVVAEVQKAGGTAAFVDAEHALDPSYAHKLKVNLDELLVSQPDTGEQALEITDTLVRSGAVDVIVIDSVAALTPRAEIEGEMGDSLPGLQARLMSQALRKLTASINKAKTLVIFINQIRHKIGVMYGSPETTTGGNALKFYASVRLDIRRTGSVKVRDEIIGNNVRVKVVKNKVAPPFREVEFDIMYGEGISKLGEIIDLGVKAGIVEKSGSWFSYNSQRIGQGRDNVREFLKQNPDLADSIEKAVRASSSKIEEELLVGGPDAQEDTEG encoded by the coding sequence ATGAACCAAGCGGCGTTGAGGCTCGTGGCACGCGAAGAAGGCGATAAACAAAAGGCTCTTGAGGCCGCCCTGGCACAGATTGACCGGGCGTTCGGCAAGGGCTCGGTTATGAAACTGGGCGACAAGGGCAAGGTCGAGATGGAGTCGGTTTCGACCGGCTCGCTTGGCCTGGACATCGCCCTGGGGATCGGCGGTCTGCCCAAGGGGCGGATCATCGAGATCTACGGTCCGGAAAGCTCGGGCAAGACGACGCTCGCCCTGCACGTGGTGGCCGAGGTTCAGAAGGCCGGCGGCACCGCCGCCTTCGTGGACGCCGAGCATGCGCTCGACCCGTCCTATGCTCACAAGCTGAAGGTGAACCTGGACGAGCTGCTGGTGTCGCAGCCCGACACCGGCGAGCAGGCGCTTGAGATCACCGACACCCTGGTGCGCTCCGGCGCCGTGGACGTCATCGTCATCGACTCGGTGGCGGCCCTGACGCCGCGCGCCGAAATCGAAGGCGAGATGGGCGACAGCCTGCCGGGCCTCCAGGCCCGTCTGATGAGCCAGGCGCTGCGCAAGCTGACCGCCTCGATCAACAAGGCCAAGACCCTGGTGATCTTCATCAACCAAATCCGCCACAAGATCGGCGTCATGTACGGCTCGCCCGAGACGACCACGGGCGGCAACGCCCTGAAGTTCTATGCCTCGGTCCGCCTGGACATCCGACGCACCGGCTCGGTCAAGGTGCGCGACGAGATCATCGGCAACAATGTCCGGGTCAAGGTGGTCAAGAACAAGGTCGCCCCGCCGTTCCGCGAGGTCGAGTTCGACATCATGTACGGGGAGGGGATCTCCAAACTGGGTGAGATCATCGATCTGGGCGTCAAGGCCGGGATCGTCGAGAAGTCCGGCTCCTGGTTCTCGTACAACAGTCAGCGGATCGGGCAGGGGCGCGACAATGTGCGCGAGTTCCTGAAGCAGAACCCGGACCTCGCAGACAGCATCGAAAAGGCCGTCCGCGCGTCTTCCAGCAAGATTGAGGAAGAATTGCTGGTTGGCGGACCCGACGCTCAGGAAGACACCGAAGGCTAA
- the alaS gene encoding alanine--tRNA ligase translates to MPSLNDIRSTFLDYFGGNDHAVVPSAPLVPQNDPTLLFVNAGMVPFKNAFTGAETPLAPRATSSQKCIRAGGKHNDLDNVGYTARHHTFFEMLGNFSFGDYFKERAIELAWNLLTKEYKLPVEKLLVTVYASDDEAADLWKKIAGLDDRKIIRIGTSDNFWSMGDTGPCGPCSEIFFDHGDHIPGGPPGSPDEDGDRFIEIWNLVFMQFDQQPGGERVNLPKPSIDTGMGLERIAAVLQGVHDNYDVDLFKALIAASEEATGVKAVGENQASHRVIADHLRSTSFLLADGVSPSNEGRGYVLRRIMRRAMRHAYLLGAQEPLMHRLAPTLINEMGDAYPELRRAEALITETLRQEEERFRRTLGRGMTLLDEATAELAEGGVLAGDVAFKLYDTYGFPLDLTQDAVRAKGLTVDTDAFDVAMDKQRQMARENWTGSGQQGTGAEWFAVKERSGPTDFIGYDVTEATGEVKAIVADGAEVQSAAAGQTVQVVLDRTPFYAESGGQAGDQGVIDVNGGASRVLDTQKQAGELHVHTIELTGPLKVGDKVVASVDAERRHTTRSNHSAAHLVHAALHHVLGAHVAQKGQLVDGDRMRFDFSHGGPLTPDEIERIEAEVNAVIRQNAPAEIKVMAPQEAIAAGAVALFGEKYGDSVRVLTLGKALTGEDKGYSVELCGGTHVARTGDIALFKIVSEQGVAAGVRRIEALTGEAARRFLLDQAGVAKGLAEQFKVPVEGVAARVEGLIADRKRLEKELAEAKKALALGGGGSGGASGPEDVAGTAFIGRVLDGVGGKDLRGVVEDFKKSIGSGVVALVGTSDGKAAVAVAVTPDLTAKFNAADLARAAVIAMGGQGAGGKPDFAQGGAPDDSKAAEGVAAVKAALAG, encoded by the coding sequence ATGCCGAGCCTGAACGACATCCGCAGCACCTTCCTCGATTACTTCGGGGGCAATGACCACGCCGTGGTCCCGTCCGCCCCGCTGGTGCCGCAGAACGATCCGACCCTGCTGTTCGTCAACGCCGGCATGGTGCCGTTCAAGAACGCCTTCACCGGCGCGGAGACCCCGCTCGCCCCGCGCGCGACCTCGTCGCAGAAATGCATCCGCGCCGGCGGCAAGCACAACGACCTGGACAATGTCGGCTACACAGCGCGCCACCACACCTTCTTCGAAATGCTGGGGAACTTCTCCTTCGGCGACTATTTCAAGGAACGTGCGATCGAGCTGGCCTGGAACCTGCTGACCAAGGAATACAAGCTTCCGGTCGAGAAGCTGCTGGTCACGGTCTATGCCTCGGACGACGAAGCCGCTGATCTCTGGAAGAAGATCGCGGGCCTGGATGATCGCAAGATCATCCGCATCGGCACCTCCGACAACTTCTGGTCCATGGGCGACACCGGCCCGTGCGGCCCGTGCTCGGAAATCTTCTTCGACCACGGCGACCACATCCCCGGCGGCCCTCCCGGCAGCCCGGACGAGGACGGCGACCGGTTCATCGAGATCTGGAACCTGGTCTTCATGCAATTTGACCAGCAGCCAGGCGGCGAGCGGGTCAACCTGCCCAAGCCGTCGATCGACACCGGCATGGGCCTGGAGCGCATCGCCGCCGTCCTGCAGGGCGTCCACGACAACTACGACGTCGATCTGTTCAAGGCCCTGATCGCCGCCTCGGAAGAGGCTACGGGCGTCAAGGCCGTGGGCGAGAACCAGGCCAGCCACCGGGTCATCGCCGACCACCTGCGCTCGACCTCGTTCCTGCTGGCCGATGGCGTGTCGCCCTCGAACGAAGGACGCGGCTACGTCCTGCGCCGGATCATGCGCCGGGCCATGCGCCACGCTTATCTGCTGGGCGCGCAAGAGCCCCTGATGCACCGCCTGGCCCCGACCTTGATCAACGAGATGGGCGACGCCTACCCCGAGCTGCGCCGCGCCGAGGCCCTCATCACCGAGACCCTGCGCCAGGAAGAGGAACGCTTCCGCCGCACCCTGGGCCGCGGCATGACCCTGCTGGATGAAGCCACGGCCGAACTGGCCGAGGGCGGCGTGCTGGCCGGCGACGTGGCCTTCAAGCTCTACGACACCTACGGCTTCCCTCTCGACCTGACCCAGGACGCCGTGCGCGCCAAGGGCCTGACCGTCGACACCGACGCCTTCGACGTGGCCATGGACAAGCAGCGCCAGATGGCGCGCGAGAACTGGACCGGCTCGGGCCAGCAGGGCACCGGCGCCGAATGGTTCGCCGTCAAGGAGCGCTCGGGCCCCACCGATTTCATCGGCTATGACGTCACCGAAGCCACGGGCGAGGTGAAGGCGATCGTCGCCGACGGCGCCGAGGTCCAGTCGGCCGCGGCCGGGCAGACGGTGCAAGTCGTCCTCGACCGCACGCCCTTCTATGCCGAAAGCGGCGGCCAGGCCGGGGACCAGGGCGTCATCGACGTCAATGGCGGCGCCAGCCGCGTGCTCGACACCCAAAAACAGGCCGGCGAACTGCACGTTCACACGATCGAACTGACCGGCCCGCTGAAGGTGGGCGACAAGGTCGTGGCTTCGGTCGACGCCGAACGCCGCCACACCACGCGCTCCAACCACTCGGCCGCTCACCTGGTCCACGCCGCTTTGCACCACGTGCTGGGCGCCCACGTGGCGCAGAAGGGCCAGCTAGTCGATGGCGACCGCATGCGCTTTGACTTCAGCCATGGCGGCCCGCTGACCCCGGACGAGATCGAGCGCATCGAGGCCGAGGTCAACGCGGTCATTCGCCAAAACGCCCCGGCCGAGATCAAGGTCATGGCTCCGCAGGAGGCCATCGCGGCTGGCGCGGTCGCCCTGTTCGGCGAAAAGTACGGGGACAGCGTCCGCGTCCTGACCCTGGGCAAGGCCCTGACCGGCGAGGACAAGGGTTATTCAGTTGAACTATGCGGCGGCACCCACGTGGCCCGCACCGGCGACATCGCCCTGTTCAAGATCGTGTCCGAGCAGGGCGTCGCCGCTGGCGTGCGCCGTATCGAGGCCCTGACCGGCGAGGCGGCCCGCCGCTTCCTGCTGGATCAAGCCGGTGTCGCCAAGGGTCTGGCCGAGCAGTTCAAGGTTCCGGTCGAGGGCGTCGCCGCCCGCGTCGAGGGTCTGATCGCCGACCGCAAGCGTCTGGAGAAGGAACTGGCAGAGGCCAAGAAGGCCCTCGCCCTGGGCGGCGGCGGTTCGGGCGGCGCATCCGGTCCGGAAGACGTCGCGGGCACCGCCTTCATCGGCCGGGTGCTGGACGGCGTCGGCGGCAAGGACCTGCGCGGCGTGGTCGAAGACTTCAAGAAGTCCATCGGCTCTGGCGTCGTGGCCCTGGTCGGCACGTCCGACGGCAAGGCCGCCGTGGCCGTGGCCGTGACCCCCGACCTGACGGCCAAGTTCAACGCGGCCGACCTGGCCCGCGCCGCCGTGATCGCCATGGGCGGGCAGGGCGCCGGCGGCAAGCCGGACTTCGCGCAAGGTGGCGCGCCGGACGACTCCAAGGCCGCCGAGGGCGTGGCCGCGGTGAAAGCGGCCCTGGCCGGGTGA
- a CDS encoding NUDIX domain-containing protein, translating into MSRTPGVGCGAVLMKDGAILLIQRLTAPEAGCWSLPGGKVDWGELATQSAAREIEEELGVTTQGLDLLCVVDLIEADAHWVSPVYLARSFVGEPKLLEPQKHGAFGWFTLDALPSPLAASARIAAEALAAR; encoded by the coding sequence GTGAGCCGCACCCCTGGCGTTGGCTGCGGCGCGGTCCTCATGAAGGACGGCGCCATCCTGCTGATCCAGCGCCTGACGGCGCCGGAAGCTGGTTGCTGGAGCCTGCCGGGCGGCAAGGTCGACTGGGGCGAACTCGCGACCCAATCGGCTGCTCGCGAAATCGAGGAGGAGCTGGGCGTCACCACCCAGGGCCTGGATTTGCTTTGCGTGGTCGATCTGATCGAGGCGGACGCCCACTGGGTGTCGCCGGTCTATCTGGCCCGATCCTTCGTCGGCGAGCCGAAGCTGTTGGAGCCGCAAAAACACGGCGCCTTTGGCTGGTTCACCCTCGACGCCCTGCCGTCGCCCCTGGCGGCCTCGGCGAGGATCGCCGCCGAGGCCCTGGCCGCGCGTTAG
- a CDS encoding VOC family protein, whose translation MISYITIGADDLDKAMAFYDPVLGALGNKRLWVQGTWAGYGPEGDSHGKVLLCAPHDEQPARAGNGIMIGFHAETDEQVNAFHAAALANGGTCEGEPGERGEFGYLAYVRDPTGNKLSAFRRPKG comes from the coding sequence ATGATCAGCTACATCACCATCGGGGCCGACGATCTGGACAAGGCGATGGCCTTCTACGATCCGGTGCTAGGCGCGCTAGGCAACAAGCGCCTTTGGGTGCAAGGGACCTGGGCCGGCTATGGGCCGGAGGGCGACAGCCACGGCAAGGTCCTGCTGTGCGCGCCCCATGACGAGCAGCCCGCCCGCGCGGGTAATGGCATCATGATCGGCTTCCATGCCGAGACCGACGAGCAGGTGAACGCATTCCACGCCGCGGCCCTGGCCAATGGCGGGACCTGCGAGGGCGAACCGGGTGAGCGTGGCGAGTTCGGCTACCTGGCCTATGTCCGCGATCCGACCGGCAACAAGCTCAGCGCGTTCCGCCGCCCAAAGGGCTAA
- a CDS encoding NADP-dependent isocitrate dehydrogenase translates to MAKIKVANPVVDMDGDEMTRIIWKLIKDKLIFPYLDLELDYYDLSVENRDATNDQVTIDAAEATKKHGVAVKCATITPDEARVTEFNLKKMWKSPNGTIRNILGGVIFREPIICQNVPRLVPGWTQPIIVGRHAFGDQYRATDFLFPGKGTLSIKFVGEDGKTIEHEVYQAPGAGVAMAMYNLDESIREFAHASFAYGLNRKYPVYLSTKNTILKAYDGRFKDLFQEVFDAHYADQFKALGIHYEHRLIDDMVASALKWSGGYVWACKNYDGDVQSDIVAQGFGSLGLMTSVLMTPDGKTVEAEAAHGTVTRHYRQHQKGESTSTNSIASIFAWTRGLAHRAKLDNNAELAAFANTLEKVCIDTVESGFMTKDLALLVGDKQGWLTTEGFLDKIDENLKKAMAA, encoded by the coding sequence ATGGCCAAGATCAAAGTCGCCAACCCCGTCGTCGACATGGACGGGGACGAGATGACCCGCATCATCTGGAAGCTCATCAAGGATAAGCTGATCTTCCCGTACCTCGACCTCGAGCTCGACTATTACGACCTGTCGGTCGAAAATCGCGACGCCACCAACGACCAGGTGACCATCGACGCGGCCGAGGCCACCAAGAAGCACGGCGTGGCGGTCAAGTGCGCCACGATCACCCCGGACGAAGCCCGGGTGACCGAATTCAACCTCAAGAAGATGTGGAAGTCGCCCAACGGTACGATCCGCAACATCCTGGGCGGCGTGATCTTCCGCGAGCCGATCATCTGCCAGAACGTGCCCCGTCTGGTCCCCGGCTGGACCCAGCCGATCATCGTCGGCCGCCACGCCTTCGGCGACCAGTATCGCGCCACCGACTTCCTGTTCCCGGGCAAGGGCACGCTGTCGATCAAGTTCGTCGGCGAAGACGGCAAGACCATCGAACATGAAGTCTATCAGGCCCCCGGAGCCGGCGTGGCCATGGCCATGTACAACCTCGACGAGTCGATCCGCGAGTTCGCCCACGCCTCGTTCGCCTACGGCCTGAACCGCAAGTACCCGGTCTACCTGTCGACCAAGAACACGATCCTGAAAGCCTATGACGGCCGCTTCAAGGACCTGTTCCAGGAAGTGTTCGACGCCCACTACGCCGACCAGTTCAAGGCCCTGGGCATCCACTATGAGCACCGCCTGATCGACGACATGGTCGCCTCGGCGCTGAAGTGGTCGGGCGGTTACGTCTGGGCCTGCAAGAACTACGACGGCGACGTTCAGTCCGACATCGTGGCTCAAGGCTTCGGCTCGCTGGGCCTGATGACCTCGGTGCTGATGACCCCGGACGGCAAGACGGTGGAAGCCGAAGCCGCCCACGGCACCGTGACCCGCCACTACCGCCAGCATCAGAAGGGCGAGAGCACCTCGACCAACTCGATCGCGTCGATCTTCGCCTGGACCCGTGGCCTGGCCCACCGCGCCAAGCTGGATAACAACGCCGAGCTGGCCGCCTTCGCCAACACCCTGGAGAAGGTCTGCATCGACACCGTCGAGAGCGGCTTCATGACCAAGGATCTGGCCCTGCTGGTCGGCGACAAGCAAGGCTGGCTGACGACTGAAGGCTTCCTCGACAAGATCGACGAGAACCTGAAGAAGGCCATGGCGGCGTAA